A region of Mesorhizobium sp. M3A.F.Ca.ET.080.04.2.1 DNA encodes the following proteins:
- a CDS encoding LacI family DNA-binding transcriptional regulator: MPKPTFLEIARRAGVGTATVERVLNGRGGVRPGTVEKVVAAARSLDYPRRLPEAHRGVIRIEVILVRPDATFFARLSRAFERIAATLDRTIAVHRTFLDEANPAAIAKRILEPEMRRAALILAVPDHPLVSTALRKLEAENVPTVQIVTQISGTRSTYVGIDNYAAGRMAGLLMARMQRRPGKVVAICHSQIYRVHRDRVRGFFDYLIDEGQGFEPMAALFGFDDGDRNAEQLHEALKRWPDLAGLYNAGGANTALNEVLRRHPCGREIFFVGHELTERSARGLSEGTMDVVLDQAPEAQARRAIDLVLAALNLHDLPVDNPPIRFVTFTAENL; this comes from the coding sequence ATTCCAAAGCCCACCTTCCTCGAAATCGCCCGCCGGGCCGGCGTCGGCACGGCGACGGTGGAGCGCGTGCTGAACGGCAGGGGCGGGGTGCGGCCCGGGACCGTCGAGAAGGTCGTCGCGGCGGCGCGCTCGCTCGACTATCCGCGCCGGCTGCCGGAGGCGCATCGCGGCGTCATCCGCATCGAGGTGATCCTGGTCAGGCCCGACGCCACCTTCTTTGCGCGGCTGTCGCGCGCGTTCGAGCGCATTGCCGCCACGCTCGACCGGACGATCGCGGTGCACCGTACCTTTCTCGACGAGGCCAATCCGGCGGCGATCGCGAAACGCATCCTTGAACCCGAGATGCGGCGCGCTGCCCTTATCCTCGCTGTGCCCGATCATCCGCTTGTCAGCACCGCCTTGCGGAAACTCGAGGCGGAAAACGTGCCGACGGTGCAGATCGTCACCCAGATCTCCGGCACCAGAAGCACCTATGTCGGCATCGACAACTATGCCGCCGGCCGCATGGCAGGGCTGTTGATGGCGCGCATGCAGCGCCGCCCGGGCAAGGTGGTCGCGATCTGCCACAGCCAGATCTACCGCGTCCACCGCGACCGCGTGCGCGGCTTCTTCGATTATCTGATCGATGAAGGCCAAGGCTTCGAGCCCATGGCCGCCCTGTTCGGTTTCGACGACGGCGACCGCAACGCCGAGCAGCTCCACGAGGCGCTGAAGCGCTGGCCGGACCTTGCCGGCCTCTACAACGCCGGCGGCGCCAATACCGCGCTGAACGAGGTGCTGCGCCGCCACCCGTGCGGCCGCGAGATATTCTTCGTCGGCCACGAACTCACCGAGCGCAGCGCCCGCGGCCTGAGCGAAGGCACGATGGATGTCGTGCTCGACCAGGCGCCGGAGGCGCAGGCGCGCCGCGCCATCGACCTGGTGCTCGCCGCGCTCAACCTGCACGACCTGCCGGTCGACAACCCGCCGATCCGCTTCGTTACCTTCACCGCCGAGAACCTTTGA
- a CDS encoding GtrA family protein → MPVSDVPEHRLAGGLKLLARFASVGLVATILYAVLTAVFAGSEWLGLAPVEASLWAYAAAALFSYLAHRSFTFMSAGPHRSQVPRFVLLTLAGLALAYAAPWLLTVTLGLPLAVPVLLTCLAIPALNLLVLDRWVFAERRRRDDGPA, encoded by the coding sequence ATGCCTGTGTCGGACGTGCCTGAGCATCGTCTTGCCGGCGGCCTGAAGCTCCTGGCGCGCTTCGCTTCGGTCGGGCTTGTCGCCACGATCCTCTATGCCGTCCTGACCGCAGTCTTTGCCGGATCGGAATGGCTCGGCCTAGCGCCGGTCGAGGCCTCGCTCTGGGCTTACGCGGCCGCCGCCCTGTTTTCCTATCTGGCGCACAGATCCTTCACCTTCATGTCGGCGGGGCCGCACCGTTCGCAGGTGCCGCGTTTCGTGCTGCTGACGCTTGCCGGCCTCGCCCTGGCTTATGCGGCGCCGTGGCTGCTGACGGTGACGCTCGGCCTGCCCCTCGCCGTTCCGGTTCTCCTTACCTGCCTGGCCATCCCGGCGCTCAACCTTCTGGTGCTCGACCGTTGGGTGTTTGCCGAGCGGCGCCGCCGCGATGACGGGCCGGCCTGA
- a CDS encoding 3-methyl-2-oxobutanoate hydroxymethyltransferase, with translation MARRLTAYDLQSAKGSRKWLQLHVDTPAEAAAAVACDIVILSCEPDHNLEAIRQAAPHAFLSVGMPHGAVASPDEAVRLGFAMMKRGADAVYCSHSPRFIEAMAAEGIPVTGHVGLVPNRATWTNFRAVGRTAEEAFRVLRAAKDLENAGAACIEVEVVPVRVAEHITRSTPLITMGMGCGTACDTQYLFSCDVLGTHAGHYPRHAKRYADFVTLEAELQEKRIAAFRAFGRDVAEGSYPEAEHQVDMDVAAYDRFLTLSQSLTLSQSLTLSKPL, from the coding sequence GTGGCAAGACGGCTCACGGCCTACGATCTGCAGAGCGCCAAGGGCAGCAGGAAATGGCTGCAGCTGCATGTCGACACGCCGGCCGAGGCGGCCGCCGCGGTCGCCTGCGACATCGTCATCCTCTCCTGCGAGCCCGACCACAATCTGGAAGCCATTCGCCAGGCGGCGCCCCACGCGTTCCTCTCCGTCGGCATGCCGCATGGCGCGGTCGCTTCGCCCGATGAGGCGGTGCGGCTGGGCTTCGCCATGATGAAGCGCGGCGCCGATGCGGTCTATTGCTCGCATTCGCCGCGCTTCATCGAGGCCATGGCGGCAGAAGGCATTCCGGTCACCGGCCATGTCGGCCTGGTGCCGAATCGCGCCACCTGGACGAACTTCCGCGCCGTCGGCCGCACGGCCGAGGAAGCCTTCAGGGTGCTGCGCGCGGCCAAGGATCTGGAGAATGCCGGCGCCGCCTGCATCGAGGTCGAGGTGGTGCCGGTGCGCGTCGCCGAACACATCACCCGCTCGACGCCGCTGATCACCATGGGCATGGGCTGCGGCACCGCCTGCGACACGCAGTATCTGTTCTCCTGCGACGTGCTCGGCACCCATGCCGGCCACTATCCGCGCCACGCCAAGCGCTATGCCGACTTCGTGACGCTGGAGGCCGAGCTGCAGGAAAAGCGCATCGCCGCCTTCCGCGCCTTCGGGCGCGACGTCGCCGAGGGCAGTTACCCGGAAGCGGAGCACCAGGTGGACATGGACGTTGCCGCCTATGACCGCTTCCTCACCCTGTCTCAATCCCTCACCCTGTCTCAATCCCTCACCCTGTCCAAGCCCTTGTGA
- a CDS encoding DUF559 domain-containing protein gives MPHSPLPPRHRDNARSMRKVMTDAELKLWNELRAHRLMGLGFRRQFPVAGYIVDFACPQKRLIVEVDGSQHGDAGRAVADEVRTDRLERDGWIVLRFWNDDVLRDIDNVCQHIVIAAGVAGPP, from the coding sequence ATGCCGCATTCACCCTTGCCACCCAGACACCGCGACAATGCGAGATCGATGCGCAAGGTCATGACCGACGCGGAGCTGAAGCTCTGGAACGAACTTCGCGCGCATCGGCTGATGGGGCTGGGCTTCCGCAGGCAGTTTCCGGTCGCAGGCTACATTGTCGACTTCGCCTGCCCGCAGAAGAGGCTGATCGTGGAGGTGGATGGATCGCAGCATGGCGATGCTGGGCGTGCGGTTGCTGACGAGGTCAGAACCGATCGCTTGGAACGGGATGGCTGGATCGTCCTGCGCTTCTGGAACGACGATGTCCTCCGCGACATCGACAATGTCTGCCAGCACATTGTTATTGCGGCAGGAGTGGCTGGGCCGCCTTGA